The proteins below come from a single Methanobacterium formicicum genomic window:
- a CDS encoding ATP-binding protein — MEEKFTLHVMADLKNLSTIGEFITGCASKLGLDRKGVFQLELAVDEVTSNIILHGYPQQSGPIHILIWKEQKKIHIQIQDRGEPFNPLNAGKPDLSTALEERSPGGLGIHFLKTVTDAAYYQFHDGKNILTLVKNLD, encoded by the coding sequence ATGGAAGAGAAATTTACACTCCATGTAATGGCTGATCTAAAAAATTTATCCACCATTGGCGAATTCATCACGGGATGTGCCAGTAAACTTGGTTTGGACAGGAAGGGGGTTTTCCAGTTAGAACTGGCAGTGGATGAAGTTACCTCCAATATCATCCTCCATGGTTACCCCCAACAAAGTGGCCCGATCCACATCCTGATTTGGAAGGAACAGAAAAAGATCCATATCCAGATTCAGGATAGAGGTGAACCATTTAATCCTTTAAATGCAGGTAAACCAGATTTATCCACTGCTCTTGAAGAAAGATCACCCGGTGGTTTGGGAATTCATTTCCTGAAGACAGTAACCGACGCGGCCTATTACCAGTTCCACGACGGAAAAAACATTTTAACCCTGGTTAAAAATCTGGATTAA